The Thermacetogenium phaeum DSM 12270 genome segment ATCAATTCCATAACGGGTGGAGGGGTTGTCGGTCTTCGAGTGGACTAATCTAAAACTATAGCCTGATGAGAGGGGGTATATTTTTTGGCGAGGTTGGTGAGACGTGGGATCCATGCGGGTTCACATCGCATGGAAGGTATAGGTTTAAGGATGTTCACTGAAGACGAGCTATGGGATATTCACTACGCAACACTTGACCTTCTTTGGAATGTGGGTGTCAAGATCGAGAGCGAACAAGCTCGTCAGATTTATGCCGACAACGGCTGTCTTGTTGATGAAGAGACTCAAATTGTAAAGATTCCCCCGCATTTAGTCGAAGAAGCATTAGTTACGGCGCCGAAGACCTTTCGGGCCTGCGGTAGAGATCCGGAAAATGACTGGATATGTGACGGTAACAGAACAGGATTCGTTAATTTCGGAGAAGCTGTTCAGTTAATAGATCCTGAAACGAGGGAGCTAAGAAAGCCGACCCAGAAAGACCTTGATGATGTAGTTAGAATTTGTGAGTATCTCGATCAGATTGTGGTTTTTGAGAGGCCGCTGGCACCGTCCGAAGTTGACCAAGATGTCGGGCAGGTATATGTTGCCGAATCCTTTTACCGCAATTGCACGAAACATGCTTACATTGGAATGAACCGACCGGAAAACATGAGGGCCGCAGCAAAAATGGGTTATGTGGTGGCTGGCGGTGAGGATAAGTTCCGGCAGCGTCCATTATTTTCTCAGAGCACTGACCCGGTAAGCCCACTGGTTTTTCCGAAGGGTGCGGTTGATACCTTACTCGAGGCAATAAAGTGTGGAGTTCCCGCCAAGATCAATCCCTTAGGAATGCCGGGTGGTACCACCTGTGTTAATTTGGCGGGAACGCTGGTGACCGAGAATGCCGAAAAACTAAGCATGTTTGTTCTCGGTCAGTTGGTTAAGAAAGGATATCCGATGGTTTACGGTTCATCGACGTCGGCTATGGATATGAAGACAGGATTAGCAGCTATGGGAGCACCGGAGCTTGCTTTATATGCAGCTGCTACGGCTAAAATGGCACAGTTTTACAACCTACCGAGTTGGGTTGGCGGCGGATAGACTGATAGCAAGGTTCCGGATGCTCAGGCAGCATTCGAGTTTGCTCTCACTGCCACTTTACCAGCGTTAGCAGGTGCTAACATGATTTATGGCATGGGGCTGCTCGAGGGAGGGCTGACCTGGGATTATGCCATGGTAGTGATGGAGAACGAGATGGCGAGAATGATCATGCACTGTGTGCGGGGGATTCCTGTAAATGACGAGAAGATTGCCTTTGAAGTGCTCTCCGAGGTAGGGCCCGGAGGAGAGTATATCAGTCATCCGCACACATTTAAGCATTTTAAAGAGCTATCTCACGCAGAATTGCTTGACCGGCGCAGCCGGGAGGCGTGGTCAGCCGATGGAGGTAAGGATTTAGTAGAGAGATCTTATGAAAAAGCTTTAGAAATTCTAAACTCGTTCAAACCAAAACCGCTTCCTGAAGATGTGCAGAGGGAACTGAAGCGTATATTGGCCGAGGCAGAAGAGGAAACGCGGGAGATTAAAGAACGCGAGAGAAGAAGCAAGGCGAAGTAGTGAAATTAGGATTAGGGGAGAAGTGGAAGAGCATATTCTTCCCTTCTTCTCCCCTCCCCCCCTCTATTCTTTCTCTTTCTTCTTTTAACAACAATAAAGGGAGGCTGAGGCTTAAATGGCGATATTTCAGGATGTGGCGAATGCAGTGATAGGAGGTGATATAGAACGGGTTAAAGGGCTAATCAAAGATTTGCTTGATAGCGGGAAAGATCCGTTAGAGATCATTGACCAGGGGCTAATTGCGGGAATGGATGAAGTAGGAGTTCGCTTCAAGGCGGGGGAGATGTTTGTTCCCGAGGTATTAATGTGTGCAAAAACAATGGCTGAAGGGATGTCGCTAATCAGACCTCACCTTGAAGGGAAGGATGTAAAAACCCATGGGACGCTTTTAATCGGAACGGTGAAGAGCGATTTACACGACATCGGTAAGAACTTGGTGGCGATGATGGTAGAAAGTGCTGGTTTTGCGGTAATTAACCTGGGGACGGACGTATCTCCTGAGGCATTCGTGAAGGCTATTCAGGAACATAAGCCGGATATTTTAGGGATGTCGGCATTGTTGACGACCACTCTGCCCTTCATGAAGGAAACGATTGAGGCGATTAAAGAAGCGGGTTTACGGGAGACGGTAAAGATAATCGTGGGAGGGGCTCCGGTAACGGAGGAGTATGCCAGGCAGATTGGAGCAGACGGATATGCGCCGGATGCCGGGTCGGCGGCAGAGCTTTGCAAAAAGCTCGTAGGGGCTAACTAAGCGATTATCTAAATAAGATATCACAAACCGTAAGTGGAGGTAGCTACTCGAATGGAGAAAAGAGAAGAAATAATTTTTGTCGAATCATCAATAAATTTGTCTCATCTTGGGCAGGTAATCCAGCTTATTGGGGAGATCCCCTACTTTGCTGAAAGAAAGGTTCGTGTCAAGAGAATCGGGGTATTGCCATATGGGCTTACCAATTTCAATTTCCGTGTAACTATCAACGGGGAAGAGTATGCGCTTAGATTGGCTGCCCCGGGGAGCTGGGAGTACATAGATCGGGTTGCTGAAAAGCATACTGCTTCATTGATGGCTGATATTGGAGTGAGCCCGAAGGTTTTCTATTATGATGACAAAACCGGCAATCAGGTTTGTGAATATATCGACGGCAAGACTCTTCATATTCCTGATTTCCAAGATCTCGAGATCGTTAAAATGG includes the following:
- a CDS encoding cobalamin B12-binding domain-containing protein, yielding MAIFQDVANAVIGGDIERVKGLIKDLLDSGKDPLEIIDQGLIAGMDEVGVRFKAGEMFVPEVLMCAKTMAEGMSLIRPHLEGKDVKTHGTLLIGTVKSDLHDIGKNLVAMMVESAGFAVINLGTDVSPEAFVKAIQEHKPDILGMSALLTTTLPFMKETIEAIKEAGLRETVKIIVGGAPVTEEYARQIGADGYAPDAGSAAELCKKLVGAN